A window of the Candidatus Methylomirabilota bacterium genome harbors these coding sequences:
- the gatB gene encoding Asp-tRNA(Asn)/Glu-tRNA(Gln) amidotransferase subunit GatB, protein MILNTQHSTLNTRFEAVIGLEVHAQLLTRSKIFCGCSTAFGAPPNSQTCPVCLGMPGALPVLNKRVVEFAIRTALALGCDITPVCRFHRKNYFYPDMPKNYQISQYELPLAWRGSIDFPADGTTRRIRIHRLHLEEDVGKLLHAGTLQAADYSLVDFNRSGVPLMEIVSEPDIRTPEEAAEYLRQLRAILVYLKVCDGNMEEGSLRCDANVSLRRAGSEELGVKAEVKNMNSFKSVQKALAYEIQRQTQVLEKGGKIVQETRLWDA, encoded by the coding sequence ATGATACTCAACACTCAACACTCAACACTCAACACTCGATTTGAGGCGGTCATCGGGCTCGAAGTGCATGCCCAGCTCCTGACCAGATCAAAGATCTTCTGCGGCTGCAGCACCGCCTTCGGCGCCCCGCCGAATAGCCAGACCTGTCCCGTCTGCCTTGGGATGCCGGGCGCGTTGCCGGTCCTGAACAAACGGGTAGTGGAGTTCGCCATCAGGACTGCACTCGCCTTGGGGTGCGACATCACGCCCGTGTGCCGCTTCCATCGAAAGAATTACTTCTACCCCGACATGCCGAAGAACTATCAGATCTCGCAGTATGAGCTTCCGCTCGCCTGGCGAGGGTCCATCGACTTCCCTGCCGATGGAACGACCAGGCGCATCCGGATCCATCGCCTCCATCTCGAAGAGGACGTCGGCAAGCTGCTGCATGCGGGCACGCTCCAGGCGGCAGACTATAGCCTGGTGGACTTTAACCGCAGTGGCGTGCCGTTGATGGAGATCGTCAGCGAGCCCGACATCCGCACCCCGGAGGAGGCCGCCGAATATCTCCGCCAGCTTCGGGCAATCCTCGTCTACCTGAAAGTCTGCGACGGCAACATGGAGGAAGGCAGCCTGCGTTGTGACGCCAATGTTTCCCTGCGGCGCGCCGGAAGCGAGGAGTTGGGAGTCAAGGCTGAGGTGAAGAATATGAACTCCTTTAAGAGTGTTCAGAAGGCCTTAGCCTATGAGATCCAGCGACAGACACAGGTCCTTGAAAAAGGGGGAAAGATCGTCCAGGAGACACGGTTGTGGGACGC
- a CDS encoding gamma-glutamylcyclotransferase, translated as MFYFAYGSNMERFQLKRLCPKAKFAAAATLTDYELIFSGNTPMWGGGIADIRERSGKTVEGVVWEISEAERKVLDEYEGYPDLYLHKEIQVRSRTGKVIAAFAYIMENPAREMPPSKRYKQLLISGAEEHGLSDEYIDFLESIRPLT; from the coding sequence ATGTTCTACTTCGCCTACGGCTCGAACATGGAGCGATTCCAGCTCAAGCGGCTCTGCCCGAAGGCAAAGTTTGCCGCAGCGGCGACCCTTACGGACTACGAGCTGATCTTCTCCGGGAATACCCCGATGTGGGGCGGCGGGATCGCGGATATTCGCGAGCGGTCCGGGAAAACGGTTGAAGGCGTGGTGTGGGAGATCAGCGAAGCGGAACGAAAGGTGTTGGACGAATACGAAGGGTACCCCGATCTCTACCTTCATAAGGAGATTCAAGTACGGAGCCGCACAGGCAAGGTGATCGCGGCGTTCGCATACATCATGGAGAATCCGGCCAGAGAGATGCCGCCTTCAAAACGGTATAAGCAGTTGCTGATCAGCGGTGCCGAGGAACACGGACTGTCCGACGAGTACATCGACTTTCTCGAGTCGATCCGCCCTCTGACATAG
- the gatA gene encoding Asp-tRNA(Asn)/Glu-tRNA(Gln) amidotransferase subunit GatA yields the protein MDLSRLTIHEMQELLARREVSAVELVRSVLDRIRRLDGQVMAYTTLTEETALKQAEAVDRLRAAGTSLPPLAGIPLAIKDVICTQGVRTACASKILEPYVPPYDATVIRRLKAQEAILLGKTNMDEFAMGSSTENSAFFQTRNPWALDYVPGGSSGGSAAAVAADLCAAALGSDTGGSIRQPASFCGIAGLKPTYGRVSRYGLVAFASSLDQIGPFTKDIRDCAIMLHTIAGHDHYDSTSADLPVPDYCAALTGDVQGVRIGIPDEYFVEGMDPEVEAAVWTAIRTLEELGGRQEKVSLPSTPYAIATYYLVATAEASSNLARYDGVRYGYRTSKPADLLEMYQRSRREGFGPEVKRRIMLGTYALSAGYYDAYYLKAQKVRTLIRRDFERAFDTCEVIATPTSPTPPFKFGEKMDDPLQMYLSDIFTISVNLAGLPGISIPCGFTKAGLPIGLQLIGKPFDEATILKVAHAYEQATDWHRRTPPV from the coding sequence GTGGACCTCTCCCGACTCACTATCCACGAGATGCAGGAACTGCTCGCGAGGCGCGAGGTCAGCGCTGTTGAACTTGTCCGCTCGGTGCTGGATCGGATCAGGCGCCTCGATGGACAGGTCATGGCGTACACCACCCTGACTGAGGAGACGGCCCTGAAGCAGGCTGAGGCCGTCGATCGGTTGCGCGCTGCCGGAACATCTCTCCCGCCATTAGCCGGCATTCCGCTGGCGATCAAAGATGTCATCTGCACACAAGGGGTGCGAACCGCCTGCGCTTCCAAGATCCTGGAACCGTACGTGCCGCCCTACGATGCCACGGTCATCCGGCGGCTCAAGGCGCAGGAGGCGATCTTGCTCGGGAAAACGAACATGGACGAGTTCGCCATGGGCTCCTCGACGGAGAACTCGGCCTTCTTCCAGACGCGCAATCCCTGGGCGCTCGACTATGTCCCAGGCGGCTCTTCAGGCGGCTCTGCGGCCGCCGTGGCGGCGGATCTCTGCGCCGCTGCGCTCGGGAGCGACACAGGCGGCTCGATCCGGCAGCCGGCGAGTTTCTGCGGCATCGCGGGTCTCAAGCCGACCTACGGCCGGGTCTCCCGATACGGCCTGGTGGCCTTCGCCTCATCTCTCGATCAGATCGGCCCCTTTACGAAAGATATTCGCGATTGCGCCATCATGCTGCACACGATCGCCGGGCACGACCACTACGATTCGACCTCAGCGGACTTGCCGGTTCCCGATTACTGCGCTGCTCTGACCGGAGACGTTCAGGGGGTACGTATCGGGATTCCCGACGAGTATTTCGTCGAGGGAATGGACCCGGAAGTTGAGGCGGCCGTCTGGACGGCGATCCGAACACTGGAGGAACTAGGCGGAAGGCAGGAAAAGGTCTCGCTCCCCAGCACCCCGTACGCCATCGCGACCTATTACCTGGTGGCAACCGCCGAGGCCAGCAGCAACCTCGCCCGATACGACGGGGTCAGGTACGGCTATCGGACCTCGAAGCCGGCCGACCTGTTGGAGATGTACCAGCGGAGCCGGCGAGAGGGCTTCGGGCCTGAGGTCAAGCGCCGGATTATGCTTGGGACCTATGCCCTGTCAGCCGGTTACTACGATGCCTACTACCTCAAGGCCCAGAAGGTCCGGACATTGATTCGTCGTGACTTTGAGCGGGCCTTTGACACGTGCGAGGTGATCGCGACGCCCACCTCGCCGACGCCGCCGTTCAAGTTCGGCGAGAAGATGGATGATCCGCTCCAGATGTACTTGTCGGACATCTTCACGATCTCGGTCAACCTGGCAGGTCTGCCCGGCATCTCGATTCCGTGCGGGTTTACCAAGGCGGGACTGCCGATTGGGCTTCAACTGATCGGCAAGCCGTTCGATGAGGCGACAATCCTGAAGGTGGCACACGCCTATGAGCAGGCGACCGACTGGCACCGCCGGACGCCTCCGGTGTAA
- the gatC gene encoding Asp-tRNA(Asn)/Glu-tRNA(Gln) amidotransferase subunit GatC, giving the protein MKITLKEVEHVARLARLELTAEEKERMRAQLDSILSYIDKLNELDTSAVEPTSHVLPMTNVFREDQVTPALSQEAALANGPDRHDLFFRVPRILEE; this is encoded by the coding sequence GTGAAAATCACGCTTAAAGAGGTCGAGCATGTGGCCAGGCTGGCCCGCTTGGAGCTGACCGCGGAGGAGAAGGAGCGGATGCGGGCTCAACTCGACTCGATTCTGAGCTACATCGATAAGCTCAATGAGCTGGATACGTCGGCCGTCGAGCCGACCTCCCACGTTCTGCCGATGACGAACGTCTTCCGCGAGGATCAGGTCACGCCCGCGCTCTCTCAGGAGGCGGCTCTGGCGAATGGGCCGGACCGCCACGACCTCTTCTTCCGGGTCCCGAGAATCCTGGAGGAGTAA
- a CDS encoding cation transporter: MSPAMIGAHSVEAGSRPTGHRWTDPATLDAGIRALVISSVGLMATCIIQIAVVWVGQSAALLADALHNLVDVFTSIPLGIAFALSRRLANRRFTYGYARAEDIAGVTIILFIAASAVLAGYAALYKWSSGAPTTHLGLGMAAALAGAIGNELVAVYKIRVGKAIGSAALVADGQHSRADALTSVGAFFGILGVFWGFPWADPLMGLLISAAILYITWEAGHEVFARIMDAIEPETVNQIERIAGAVAGVYRVDEVRARWIGHQVMIELSIEVGPRLTVAEGHQIAETVRHELFHHIPRLADALVHVNPAWEGADPYHALTADHQPDSRIPSTTKRNIP, from the coding sequence GTGAGTCCGGCCATGATCGGCGCACATTCAGTAGAAGCCGGCAGCCGCCCTACCGGTCACCGGTGGACGGATCCGGCCACGCTCGATGCCGGGATCAGGGCGCTGGTGATCTCCAGTGTGGGCCTGATGGCGACCTGTATCATACAGATTGCGGTGGTATGGGTTGGACAAAGTGCGGCGCTCCTGGCCGATGCCCTTCACAACCTGGTCGATGTCTTTACATCGATTCCGCTCGGGATCGCATTCGCCCTCTCCCGCCGTTTGGCGAATCGACGGTTTACGTACGGCTACGCCCGCGCCGAGGACATCGCCGGGGTGACCATCATTCTGTTTATCGCGGCCAGCGCCGTACTGGCCGGCTATGCCGCACTGTACAAGTGGTCGAGCGGGGCGCCAACAACTCACCTTGGGCTTGGGATGGCGGCAGCCTTGGCCGGGGCTATCGGCAATGAGCTGGTTGCCGTGTATAAGATCCGGGTAGGGAAAGCGATTGGCAGCGCGGCGTTGGTGGCTGACGGCCAACACTCCCGCGCCGATGCGCTGACCTCTGTCGGGGCCTTTTTCGGCATCCTTGGAGTGTTTTGGGGGTTTCCCTGGGCAGACCCGCTCATGGGCCTCCTGATCAGCGCAGCTATCCTGTATATCACCTGGGAGGCCGGCCATGAGGTATTCGCGCGCATCATGGATGCCATCGAGCCGGAAACGGTCAATCAGATCGAGCGGATAGCCGGCGCCGTCGCCGGCGTGTACCGGGTCGATGAGGTGCGAGCCCGCTGGATCGGACACCAGGTGATGATCGAGCTGTCAATCGAGGTCGGCCCACGCTTGACCGTCGCCGAAGGACACCAGATCGCTGAGACCGTGCGGCACGAACTGTTCCATCACATCCCCCGGCTGGCCGACGCCCTCGTGCACGTCAACCCCGCGTGGGAAGGGGCCGATCCATACCACGCCCTGACGGCCGACCATCAACCGGATTCTCGGATCCCGTCAACAACGAAAAGGAACATACCGTGA
- a CDS encoding UvrD-helicase domain-containing protein, with protein MRSDAIVADLNPRQAEAVLHTEGSLLVLAGAGSGKTRVITRRIAYLIDHCGVPPWNILAVTFTNKAAGEMKRRVADLLRQADISPALSTPAASFDKLRTNGWGVEGVWVGTFHSTCVRILRKHGAALGLKSSFVIYDEGDQMSLMRDCLRASGLSERATNPRAILSRISRAKNELLSAEEYALQANDRMEERTSKLYLLYQERLDGLQALDFDDLLMATVRLFEQHPEVLAAYQDLWRYILVDEYQDTNHAQYRLIHLLASQYGNLCVVGDDDQSIYRWRGADLNNILDFERDHPGCAVIRLEQNYRSTQQILQGAGGVVAHNYGRKGKTLWTENEVGDPIVLYRALDENDEALFAARTIQGRVAAEETGYDNYAIFYRTNAQSRVLEESLRHALIPYVIVGGLRFYERKEIKDLLAYLRWVVNPADSVSFKRLVNAPVRGIGPATIAKLELLAMQEKTTIWEACRRAAQKKLFNTKQQAAMEGLLHLIEEVRAKSGFIPISDLIAELITGSGYAAELEHERTPEAESRLENLKELVTAAQEFAERNADGGLPAFLDSVALISDLDEYAEGRGAVTLMTLHTAKGLEFDTVFMVGLEEGIFPHAFAMPDERELEEERRLCYVGMTRARRRLYLASARQRRLYGNRSFNLPSRFLDEIPSEVVQVRDPWESGARSASLSTFPERHDDEPFVDRLYPGARIRHPDFGIGVIRERSGSGDDLKVVVRFNGAGEKKLMVKYAQLEQA; from the coding sequence GTGAGATCTGACGCGATAGTTGCCGATCTGAACCCCCGACAAGCGGAGGCGGTCCTGCACACCGAGGGGTCGCTCCTGGTGCTGGCGGGGGCCGGATCGGGGAAGACCCGGGTGATCACCAGGCGGATCGCCTACCTGATCGACCACTGCGGGGTCCCGCCCTGGAACATCCTGGCGGTCACGTTCACCAACAAGGCCGCCGGTGAAATGAAGCGGCGGGTGGCGGATCTGCTGAGGCAAGCTGACATCAGCCCTGCCCTGAGCACTCCAGCCGCATCCTTCGACAAGCTCAGGACGAACGGCTGGGGTGTCGAAGGGGTCTGGGTGGGGACGTTTCATTCCACCTGCGTCCGGATTCTGCGGAAGCATGGCGCGGCGCTGGGCCTGAAGAGTTCCTTCGTCATCTATGACGAGGGCGATCAGATGAGCCTGATGCGGGATTGCCTGCGAGCGTCGGGCCTGTCCGAGCGCGCGACCAACCCTCGCGCGATCCTTTCCCGCATCAGCCGCGCGAAGAACGAGCTGCTCTCCGCCGAGGAGTATGCGTTGCAGGCCAATGACCGGATGGAGGAACGGACCTCCAAGTTATACCTCTTATACCAGGAGCGCCTGGATGGCCTGCAGGCGCTCGACTTTGACGATCTGCTCATGGCGACGGTGCGCCTCTTCGAGCAACATCCCGAGGTGCTGGCGGCCTACCAGGATCTCTGGCGCTACATCCTGGTGGACGAGTATCAGGATACGAACCACGCCCAGTACCGCCTGATCCATCTACTGGCGAGCCAATACGGGAACCTCTGCGTGGTAGGCGACGACGACCAGTCGATCTATCGGTGGCGCGGCGCCGACCTGAACAATATCCTGGACTTCGAGCGGGATCATCCCGGCTGCGCCGTGATCCGGCTGGAACAGAACTATCGATCGACACAGCAGATCCTCCAAGGCGCGGGGGGGGTAGTAGCTCACAACTACGGTCGGAAGGGAAAGACCCTGTGGACCGAGAACGAGGTCGGAGATCCGATCGTGCTGTACCGAGCCCTCGACGAAAACGATGAAGCGCTCTTCGCCGCCCGGACCATCCAAGGTCGGGTGGCCGCCGAGGAGACAGGGTACGACAACTACGCAATCTTCTATCGGACGAACGCGCAGTCCCGAGTCCTGGAGGAGTCGCTACGGCACGCCTTGATCCCATATGTCATTGTGGGCGGGCTCCGCTTCTATGAACGGAAAGAGATCAAGGATCTTTTGGCCTATTTGCGCTGGGTAGTTAATCCCGCCGACAGCGTCAGCTTTAAGCGGCTTGTGAATGCGCCGGTACGCGGGATCGGACCGGCCACGATCGCCAAGCTCGAACTGTTGGCGATGCAAGAGAAGACGACAATCTGGGAGGCGTGCCGACGCGCTGCGCAAAAGAAGCTGTTCAATACCAAGCAACAGGCGGCCATGGAGGGATTGCTGCACCTTATTGAAGAGGTGAGGGCAAAATCCGGCTTCATCCCGATTTCAGACCTGATCGCGGAGCTGATTACCGGATCCGGGTATGCTGCAGAGTTGGAACACGAGCGAACGCCGGAGGCCGAGAGCCGTCTGGAAAACTTGAAGGAGCTTGTGACCGCCGCCCAGGAGTTTGCGGAGCGTAATGCGGACGGTGGGCTGCCGGCGTTCCTCGACTCCGTCGCCCTGATCAGTGACCTCGACGAGTACGCCGAAGGCCGTGGCGCGGTCACGCTCATGACGCTCCATACGGCCAAGGGCCTGGAGTTTGACACCGTCTTCATGGTCGGGCTGGAGGAAGGAATCTTCCCGCACGCCTTTGCGATGCCCGACGAGCGGGAGCTGGAGGAGGAACGCCGGCTCTGTTATGTCGGTATGACCAGGGCCAGGCGACGGCTCTATCTTGCATCGGCGCGACAGCGACGCCTGTACGGTAATAGGAGTTTTAACCTGCCGTCACGGTTCCTGGATGAAATCCCGTCCGAAGTCGTGCAGGTCCGCGATCCGTGGGAATCCGGGGCCAGGAGCGCATCACTCTCCACCTTTCCAGAGCGCCACGATGACGAGCCGTTCGTCGATCGCCTGTATCCGGGAGCCCGCATCCGGCATCCCGACTTCGGCATCGGAGTGATCCGGGAACGGAGCGGCAGTGGGGACGATCTGAAGGTGGTCGTGAGGTTCAATGGCGCCGGTGAAAAGAAGCTCATGGTTAAGTATGCCCAACTCGAGCAGGCGTAA
- a CDS encoding type II toxin-antitoxin system Phd/YefM family antitoxin, protein MHEAKTHLSRLVEQAVEGHEVVIAKAGKPAARLVPAKKTRKTRTLGFLAGKLLVPEDFDAPLPEDVIGEFEGSSRAPAP, encoded by the coding sequence ATTCATGAAGCCAAGACCCACTTGTCCCGGCTCGTTGAGCAAGCCGTAGAGGGCCACGAGGTAGTGATCGCCAAGGCGGGAAAGCCGGCTGCGCGGTTGGTTCCGGCAAAGAAAACGCGAAAGACGCGGACGCTCGGCTTTCTGGCCGGCAAGCTCCTGGTACCGGAGGACTTCGACGCCCCGCTGCCCGAGGACGTGATCGGCGAATTTGAGGGATCGAGTCGTGCGCCTGCTCCTTGA
- a CDS encoding AbrB/MazE/SpoVT family DNA-binding domain-containing protein has protein sequence MIAETSRVGKRGTIVIPAAIRRRLRIEEGAFVIVEEREDGVLIRPAAVMPIEMYTAKRRAEFLLSNAIDAEDYAKAREEVRRMGLDPDAIPHYVVAGD, from the coding sequence GTGATCGCAGAGACGAGCAGGGTGGGAAAGCGGGGAACCATCGTCATCCCGGCGGCGATCCGCCGTCGTCTCAGAATCGAAGAAGGCGCATTCGTCATTGTCGAAGAACGAGAGGACGGAGTCCTGATCCGTCCAGCCGCCGTCATGCCGATTGAGATGTACACGGCTAAACGTCGGGCGGAGTTCCTCCTCTCGAACGCGATTGACGCTGAGGACTACGCGAAGGCGCGCGAAGAGGTCAGGCGTATGGGGCTAGATCCTGATGCTATCCCCCACTATGTGGTGGCCGGGGATTGA
- a CDS encoding DNA-binding protein produces MDRLFLDANVLFSAAYRSDAGLRRLWEIVGIQLLTSVYAEEEARRNLNTPVQYATLDELLRHVKVLIFQPESSHLPYGLELPDNDRPILEAAIFSQATHLLTGDMKAFGPYYGCTLAGVLILPPAEYLREHR; encoded by the coding sequence GTGGACCGGCTCTTCCTGGATGCCAATGTCCTGTTTTCCGCAGCCTATCGATCCGATGCCGGCCTCCGGCGCTTGTGGGAGATTGTCGGTATACAGCTCCTCACGTCGGTATACGCGGAGGAAGAGGCCCGTCGTAACCTGAATACCCCTGTTCAGTACGCTACCCTGGACGAGCTGCTTCGTCATGTAAAGGTGCTGATCTTCCAACCCGAGTCCTCTCATCTACCTTACGGTCTCGAGCTTCCGGACAACGACCGACCAATCCTGGAAGCTGCCATCTTCAGTCAAGCCACGCATCTACTCACCGGCGACATGAAAGCCTTTGGGCCGTATTATGGTTGCACGCTCGCAGGAGTTCTCATCTTGCCGCCCGCCGAGTATCTCCGCGAGCATCGATAA
- a CDS encoding ATP-binding protein — MVQRFHILSQIRHALSRSRVVTLIGPRQCGKTTLARQIVPSDSLNYFDLEDPASLARLAEPITALADLRGVVVIDEVQRRPDLFPVLRVLADRRPLPARFLILGSASPVLLRQSSESLAGRIETVPLSGFSLAEVGVNALTRHWQRGGFPRSYLARSHADSLAWRRQFIQTFLERDLPQLGVTIPAPALRRCWTMLAHYHGQRWNAAEPARSLGVSEPTVRRYLDLLTGLFMVRQLHPWHANLKKRQVKAPKVYLRDSGLLHQLLGIRTERDLFTHPKCGASWEGYAIEETLKAVQPDEAYFWATHTGAELDLLLFKDRRRLGVEVKRADAPTLTPSMRIALHDLQLDHLTVLYPGARRYALAERVDVVPLAALAQGNADALFPDRSKPMKRR; from the coding sequence ATGGTCCAACGGTTTCACATCCTCTCGCAGATCCGGCACGCCCTGTCGCGCAGCCGTGTGGTGACGCTCATCGGGCCGCGCCAGTGCGGGAAGACCACGCTGGCCCGGCAGATCGTTCCCTCGGATTCGCTCAACTATTTCGACCTCGAAGACCCGGCAAGCCTTGCGCGTCTGGCTGAGCCGATCACAGCGCTGGCCGATCTGCGCGGGGTGGTGGTAATTGACGAGGTGCAGCGTCGACCGGATCTCTTTCCGGTCTTGCGGGTGCTGGCCGACCGGAGGCCGCTGCCCGCCAGATTTCTTATTCTCGGCAGCGCCTCACCGGTGCTGCTTCGTCAATCTTCCGAATCGCTCGCGGGAAGGATCGAGACGGTCCCGCTTTCAGGCTTCAGTCTCGCCGAGGTCGGGGTCAACGCGCTGACACGTCACTGGCAGCGGGGCGGCTTTCCGCGCTCGTATCTCGCCCGTTCGCACGCGGACAGCCTGGCGTGGCGACGTCAATTCATCCAGACGTTTCTTGAGCGGGATCTCCCGCAACTTGGCGTGACCATCCCCGCGCCCGCGTTACGGCGGTGTTGGACCATGCTCGCGCATTACCACGGTCAGCGCTGGAATGCGGCCGAGCCGGCCAGATCGCTTGGGGTAAGCGAACCGACCGTCAGACGCTATCTCGATCTGCTCACGGGGTTGTTCATGGTGAGGCAACTGCACCCCTGGCATGCAAACCTCAAGAAGCGCCAGGTCAAGGCGCCGAAGGTCTATCTGCGGGACAGCGGCTTGCTGCACCAGCTTCTCGGCATCAGGACGGAAAGGGACCTATTTACGCACCCCAAGTGCGGCGCATCGTGGGAAGGGTATGCCATCGAAGAAACTCTCAAGGCCGTGCAGCCGGACGAGGCGTACTTCTGGGCGACACATACCGGCGCCGAACTGGATCTTCTCCTGTTCAAGGACAGGCGGCGACTTGGCGTGGAGGTGAAGCGGGCCGACGCACCCACCCTGACGCCGTCCATGCGTATCGCGCTTCACGATCTGCAGCTCGACCACCTCACTGTTCTATATCCTGGCGCAAGACGGTATGCGCTGGCCGAACGGGTCGATGTGGTGCCGCTGGCGGCCCTGGCTCAGGGCAACGCGGATGCCTTGTTTCCGGACAGGAGCAAGCCGATGAAGAGACGGTGA
- the brxL gene encoding BREX system Lon protease-like protein BrxL, with product MELDHLDQLAASVFDGYLVRKDLVRRYSRQYPVPTYVVEFLLGRYCATVNEQEIEEGLKIVERQLQDRTVRTSDQELFKANARKKGAVKLIDLVKARLDAKTDSFLVELSSLGLKDVRIADTLVHEHERMLSDGFYAEVTLTYDAAIAEERHGRPFAIESLRAIQLSKSDVLVTLGKGRERFTTSEWKDFLLRSVGLEPAAMSDRAKMVVLLRMVPFVERNYNLVELGPRGTGKSHLYQQISPYSHLISGGKATVAKMFVNMSSGQRGLVCLYDVVCFDEVSGISFDQKDGVNILKGYMAAGEFSRGKESIRASGGIVMVGNFDVDVAQQQRIGHLLSPLPPEMRNDTAFMDRIHAYAPGWDFPKLKADDHLTDHFGLVTDYLSECWAKLREGTRISKLQGRAHWGGALSGRDIEAVNKTVSGLLKLLFPDPEMPIPDEELNSVVRIALEARRRVKEQQKRCLKTEFRNTHFSYFMGVNGVEQFVSTPELHSDEAIETDPLPPGQVWAISPGGQDAPASLYRIEATSGPGSGVKILNAPVPPPFRESVRYGEQNLYAQAKELVGERDPRSHEFSVQLRAMDTDRSGHGLGLPVLVALCGSLMERSTKGGLIVVGSLNLGGSVEMIPNPVAVAELAVEKGAAQLLMPISARRQLLDLPDEMATKVNIVFYADQADAFMKAILE from the coding sequence ATGGAACTCGACCATCTGGACCAGCTCGCGGCATCGGTCTTCGACGGCTACCTCGTCCGCAAAGACCTCGTACGGCGGTACAGCCGGCAGTATCCTGTGCCGACCTACGTCGTAGAGTTTCTACTCGGGCGATACTGCGCGACGGTGAACGAGCAAGAGATCGAGGAAGGTTTGAAGATCGTGGAGCGGCAGCTACAGGACCGGACCGTCCGCACCAGTGACCAGGAGCTTTTCAAAGCCAACGCACGCAAGAAAGGCGCGGTAAAGCTCATCGACCTGGTGAAGGCCCGTTTGGACGCCAAGACCGACTCGTTCCTTGTGGAGCTTTCGAGCCTTGGATTGAAGGATGTGCGGATCGCCGATACCCTCGTCCACGAACACGAGCGAATGCTCAGCGACGGTTTCTACGCCGAAGTAACGCTGACGTACGATGCGGCTATTGCGGAGGAACGGCACGGCCGGCCATTCGCCATCGAGAGCCTGCGGGCGATCCAGCTCTCAAAGTCGGACGTACTGGTAACGCTCGGGAAAGGCCGCGAGCGGTTCACCACGTCGGAGTGGAAGGACTTCCTCCTTCGCTCGGTCGGTCTGGAGCCGGCGGCGATGTCGGATCGGGCTAAAATGGTGGTGCTCCTGCGGATGGTTCCATTCGTCGAGCGGAACTACAACCTCGTCGAACTTGGCCCCCGCGGTACGGGCAAGAGCCATCTATACCAGCAGATTTCGCCATACTCCCACCTGATATCGGGCGGGAAGGCAACGGTCGCGAAGATGTTCGTGAATATGTCCAGCGGGCAGCGGGGGTTGGTATGTCTCTATGACGTAGTGTGCTTCGATGAGGTGTCGGGCATCTCGTTCGACCAGAAGGATGGCGTGAACATCCTCAAAGGCTACATGGCCGCGGGCGAGTTCTCGCGCGGCAAGGAAAGCATCCGGGCGTCGGGTGGCATCGTGATGGTCGGTAACTTCGACGTGGACGTGGCGCAGCAACAGCGAATCGGCCATTTGCTCAGCCCGTTGCCGCCGGAGATGCGCAACGACACGGCGTTCATGGACCGGATCCACGCCTACGCGCCCGGCTGGGACTTCCCAAAGCTCAAGGCGGATGACCACCTGACAGACCACTTCGGCCTGGTGACCGATTACCTGTCCGAGTGCTGGGCGAAGTTGCGCGAAGGGACGCGGATATCAAAGCTGCAAGGCCGAGCGCACTGGGGCGGGGCGTTGAGCGGTCGGGATATCGAAGCAGTGAACAAGACCGTCAGCGGACTGCTCAAACTGCTCTTTCCCGACCCGGAGATGCCAATCCCCGATGAAGAGCTTAACTCCGTTGTGCGGATTGCTTTGGAGGCGCGCCGGCGGGTGAAAGAGCAGCAGAAGCGATGCCTCAAGACGGAGTTCCGCAACACCCATTTCAGCTATTTCATGGGCGTGAATGGTGTGGAGCAATTCGTTTCGACGCCGGAGTTGCACAGCGACGAAGCTATCGAAACCGACCCGCTACCGCCCGGGCAAGTCTGGGCTATCAGCCCTGGCGGCCAAGACGCGCCTGCTTCGCTCTACCGCATTGAAGCGACAAGCGGGCCGGGAAGCGGCGTGAAGATTCTCAATGCCCCGGTCCCGCCGCCGTTCCGCGAGAGCGTCCGCTACGGCGAGCAGAACCTGTATGCGCAGGCCAAGGAACTGGTTGGGGAGCGCGACCCTCGCAGTCACGAGTTTTCAGTGCAGTTGCGAGCAATGGATACGGATCGATCCGGCCACGGCCTTGGGCTGCCGGTACTGGTGGCGCTATGCGGAAGCCTGATGGAGCGAAGCACAAAGGGCGGCCTGATCGTGGTCGGCTCGCTCAACCTCGGCGGCTCGGTAGAGATGATTCCCAATCCGGTGGCCGTCGCCGAGTTAGCGGTCGAGAAGGGCGCAGCCCAACTTCTCATGCCGATTTCGGCGCGACGGCAACTGCTGGACTTGCCGGACGAAATGGCGACGAAGGTGAATATCGTATTCTACGCGGACCAGGCAGACGCCTTTATGAAGGCGATTCTCGAATGA